The following coding sequences are from one Geodermatophilus normandii window:
- a CDS encoding acyl-CoA dehydrogenase family protein, giving the protein MTETARTDFYALDELLTREEIDVRDRVADWCAKEVTPRINDYWERAEFPFELVPGFAELGIAGGTIEGYGSPGMSAVAAGLVAAELARADGSIGTFNGVHSFLAMQSIALLGSEEQRERFLPEMARMEKIGAFGLTEPRHGSDAVALETRARRDGDSFVLDGQKKWIGNGSIADYVLIWARDEEGAVGGYVVEKGTPGFTARVMTGKTALRAVWQAEITLEGARVPAENKLENCRSFKDVSTILDRTRYTVAWRALGVAMASYELALAHCLGREQFGQPIAGYQLVQEKLATMLAEITNMQLMCWRLSGLADAGRMTAAMASLAKRHCCAAARAIVADARDLFGGDGILLEHHIARHHADIEAIYTFEGTDHVQALIVGREITGLSAISGRRR; this is encoded by the coding sequence CGCGAAGGAGGTCACCCCCCGGATCAACGACTACTGGGAGCGCGCGGAGTTCCCGTTCGAGCTGGTGCCGGGCTTCGCCGAGCTGGGCATCGCCGGCGGCACCATCGAGGGCTACGGCTCCCCCGGCATGAGCGCCGTCGCGGCCGGTCTCGTCGCCGCGGAGCTCGCCCGCGCCGACGGCAGCATCGGCACCTTCAACGGGGTGCACAGCTTCCTGGCGATGCAGTCGATCGCGCTGCTGGGCTCGGAGGAGCAGCGCGAGCGGTTCCTGCCCGAGATGGCGCGGATGGAGAAGATCGGCGCGTTCGGGCTCACCGAGCCGCGGCACGGCTCGGACGCCGTCGCGCTGGAGACCCGCGCCCGCCGCGACGGCGACTCCTTCGTCCTCGACGGGCAGAAGAAGTGGATCGGCAACGGCTCGATCGCCGACTACGTGCTGATCTGGGCGCGCGACGAGGAGGGCGCCGTCGGCGGGTACGTCGTCGAGAAGGGGACGCCCGGGTTCACCGCGCGGGTCATGACCGGCAAGACGGCGCTGCGGGCGGTGTGGCAGGCCGAGATCACCCTCGAGGGCGCCCGCGTACCGGCCGAGAACAAGCTGGAGAACTGCCGGTCGTTCAAGGACGTCTCCACCATCCTCGACCGCACCCGCTATACCGTCGCCTGGCGGGCGCTGGGCGTGGCGATGGCCTCCTACGAGCTGGCGCTGGCGCACTGCCTGGGCCGGGAGCAGTTCGGCCAGCCGATCGCCGGCTACCAGCTCGTGCAGGAGAAGCTCGCCACGATGCTGGCCGAGATCACGAACATGCAGCTGATGTGCTGGCGGCTGTCCGGTCTCGCCGACGCCGGCCGCATGACCGCGGCTATGGCGTCGCTGGCCAAGCGGCACTGCTGCGCGGCCGCGCGGGCGATCGTGGCCGACGCCCGCGACCTGTTCGGCGGCGACGGGATCCTGCTCGAGCACCACATCGCCCGGCACCACGCCGACATCGAGGCCATCTACACCTTCGAGGGCACCGACCACGTGCAGGCGCTCATCGTCGGCCGGGAGATCACCGGGCTGTCGGCGATCAGCGGCCGCCGGCGCTGA
- a CDS encoding MarR family winged helix-turn-helix transcriptional regulator, translating to MAVEQEATGIATTSLVELLSVVSRRVARGVGAVLAEDGATLETYRLMRALASGPGRTMSGLCAVLCVPAPTATRLVDGLVDAALAYRLPDPDDGRRVRVHLSARGRTRLDRLEALVSAHEAALTTELGQTRVAALVTALTDLAEPTPA from the coding sequence ATGGCGGTCGAGCAGGAGGCCACCGGGATCGCGACGACCTCGCTCGTCGAACTGCTGAGCGTGGTCTCGCGGCGGGTCGCCCGTGGGGTGGGGGCGGTGCTCGCCGAGGACGGCGCGACGCTGGAGACCTACCGGCTGATGCGCGCGCTGGCGTCGGGGCCCGGCCGGACGATGAGCGGCCTGTGCGCCGTCCTGTGCGTCCCGGCGCCGACCGCGACCCGGCTGGTCGACGGGCTGGTCGACGCCGCGCTGGCCTACCGGCTGCCCGATCCCGACGACGGCCGGCGGGTGCGGGTGCACCTGTCCGCCCGCGGCCGCACCCGGCTGGACCGCCTGGAGGCGCTGGTGTCGGCCCACGAGGCGGCGCTGACCACCGAGCTCGGGCAGACGCGGGTGGCCGCGCTGGTCACCGCCCTGACCGACCTCGCGGAGCCGACGCCCGCCTGA
- a CDS encoding ABC transporter substrate-binding protein has product MTRPTVPMDAWEAAVAGRSPDAVRIGLAVPLTGSLAMTAPSALDLAALAADELTEAGGVRGRAVELVTVDAGRRPAEVAAEVAALHAAGAVDVLVGFSTSDVSRAVAAALAGRAGYVFTPPHEGGRGTRGALRLGSSPLVQHAAALAWLVRHRRARRWVLLGTDYVWPQAVHRAARTVLRDLGAEVAGELLVPFGPSDPGPALDLVRRTRADAVLLSLVGRDLVAFNRAFARAGLDRRVVRLSGALEENGLYAVGGDGTGELYACMPSFAMSPSGEADGAGDEGQLALQERLAARVGPNAPVVCAYARGVHDGVRTAARLLETGMPEPARIPRPRLARADGLLFREVGSPD; this is encoded by the coding sequence GTGACCCGCCCGACCGTCCCGATGGACGCGTGGGAGGCCGCCGTCGCCGGCCGCTCCCCCGACGCCGTCCGGATCGGTCTGGCCGTCCCGCTGACCGGGTCGCTCGCCATGACCGCGCCCTCGGCGCTGGACCTCGCGGCGCTGGCCGCCGACGAGCTCACCGAGGCCGGTGGCGTCCGCGGACGCGCCGTCGAGCTGGTCACCGTCGACGCCGGACGGCGTCCCGCGGAGGTCGCCGCCGAGGTCGCCGCGCTGCACGCCGCCGGCGCCGTGGACGTCCTCGTCGGCTTCTCCACCAGCGACGTCTCGCGCGCGGTCGCCGCCGCGCTCGCCGGGCGCGCCGGCTACGTGTTCACCCCGCCGCACGAGGGCGGGCGCGGCACCCGCGGCGCGCTGCGCCTCGGCTCCTCGCCGCTGGTGCAGCACGCGGCCGCGCTGGCCTGGCTGGTGCGGCACCGGCGCGCGCGGCGCTGGGTGCTGCTCGGCACCGACTACGTGTGGCCGCAGGCGGTGCACCGGGCCGCGCGGACCGTGCTGCGCGACCTCGGCGCCGAGGTCGCCGGCGAGCTGCTCGTCCCGTTCGGCCCGTCCGACCCCGGCCCGGCGCTGGACCTGGTCCGCCGCACCCGCGCCGACGCCGTCCTGCTCAGCCTCGTCGGCCGCGACCTCGTCGCCTTCAACCGCGCCTTCGCCCGCGCCGGGCTCGACCGCCGCGTCGTCCGGCTCTCCGGGGCGCTCGAGGAGAACGGCCTCTACGCGGTGGGCGGCGACGGCACCGGCGAGCTCTACGCCTGCATGCCCTCCTTCGCCATGTCCCCGTCGGGAGAGGCCGACGGGGCCGGCGACGAGGGACAGCTGGCGCTGCAGGAGCGGCTGGCGGCGCGGGTCGGGCCGAACGCCCCGGTGGTGTGCGCCTACGCGCGCGGCGTCCACGACGGCGTCCGCACCGCCGCGCGGCTGCTGGAGACGGGCATGCCCGAGCCGGCGCGGATCCCCCGGCCCCGGCTGGCCCGCGCCGACGGGCTGCTGTTCCGCGAGGTCGGGTCGCCCGACTGA
- a CDS encoding APC family permease: MSDPRTTPSPDLTKPGGTGAGAVPAAGAAGVEEFGYRQELKRSLTFTDLLVYGLVFMVPIAPFGIFGSVFQGSGGMIALAYAIGGLAMAFTAASYSQMSRAFPMAGSVYTYAGRGIAQPVGFMAGWMILLDYVLVPALLYLIAAVAMNSIVTSIPVWVWLIGFVVLNTVVNYFGIEFTARVNKIMLVAELIVLAVFLVIGVIALATGEGRGFDFTPIYNSDTFSLELVFGAVSIAVLSFLGFDGISTLAEENRDSARSIGKAMIAALALAGTLFIVQTWVAALLVPDPDTLIAEGDAAGTAFYDAAEVAGGAWLGTLTAVATAVAWGFANSLVAQAATSRLLFAMARDRQLPAFLRQVHPTRRVPVNATLLVAVVSLVLGLYMESREDGITLLSTLVNFGALSAFLLLHVSVVWHYVGRLGSRNYWLHLAVPVIGFAILAYVVYNAQVAAQELGFVWLVVGLVLMGVLIATGRKPEIRAEEDL, translated from the coding sequence GTGAGCGACCCCCGCACCACCCCGTCCCCCGACCTCACGAAGCCGGGAGGGACCGGCGCCGGAGCGGTGCCCGCCGCCGGCGCGGCCGGCGTCGAGGAGTTCGGCTACCGCCAGGAGCTCAAGCGCTCGCTGACGTTCACCGACCTGCTGGTCTACGGCCTGGTCTTCATGGTCCCGATCGCGCCGTTCGGGATCTTCGGCAGCGTCTTCCAGGGCTCCGGCGGCATGATCGCACTCGCCTACGCCATCGGCGGGCTGGCGATGGCCTTCACCGCGGCGTCGTACTCGCAGATGTCGCGGGCGTTCCCGATGGCCGGCTCGGTCTACACCTACGCCGGCCGCGGCATCGCCCAGCCGGTCGGGTTCATGGCCGGCTGGATGATCCTGCTCGACTACGTGCTCGTCCCCGCGCTGCTCTACCTCATCGCCGCGGTCGCGATGAACTCGATCGTCACCTCGATCCCGGTGTGGGTGTGGCTGATCGGCTTCGTCGTCCTCAACACCGTCGTCAACTACTTCGGCATCGAGTTCACCGCGCGGGTCAACAAGATCATGCTGGTGGCCGAGCTGATCGTCCTGGCGGTCTTCCTGGTCATCGGCGTCATCGCGCTGGCCACCGGCGAGGGCCGCGGCTTCGACTTCACGCCGATCTACAACAGCGACACGTTCTCCCTCGAGCTCGTCTTCGGGGCGGTGTCGATCGCCGTCCTGAGCTTCCTCGGCTTCGACGGCATCTCCACCCTCGCCGAGGAGAACCGCGACTCCGCCCGCTCGATCGGCAAGGCGATGATCGCCGCGCTGGCGCTGGCCGGGACGCTGTTCATCGTGCAGACCTGGGTCGCCGCGCTGCTCGTCCCCGACCCCGACACCCTCATCGCCGAGGGCGACGCCGCCGGCACCGCGTTCTACGACGCGGCCGAGGTCGCCGGCGGCGCGTGGCTGGGCACCCTGACGGCGGTGGCGACGGCGGTGGCGTGGGGCTTCGCGAACTCCCTCGTCGCCCAGGCGGCCACCTCGCGACTGCTCTTCGCGATGGCCCGGGACCGCCAGCTGCCCGCCTTCCTGCGCCAGGTGCACCCGACCCGCCGCGTGCCGGTCAACGCCACGCTGCTGGTGGCGGTCGTCTCCCTCGTGCTGGGTCTCTACATGGAGTCCCGCGAGGACGGCATCACGCTGCTGTCGACGCTGGTCAACTTCGGCGCGCTGTCGGCGTTCCTGCTGCTGCACGTCTCGGTGGTGTGGCACTACGTCGGCCGGCTGGGGAGCAGGAACTACTGGCTGCACCTCGCGGTGCCCGTCATCGGGTTCGCGATCCTGGCCTACGTCGTCTACAACGCCCAGGTGGCCGCCCAGGAGCTCGGCTTCGTGTGGCTGGTCGTCGGCCTCGTGCTCATGGGCGTCCTGATCGCCACGGGCCGCAAGCCCGAGATCCGAGCGGAGGAGGACCTGTGA
- a CDS encoding acetamidase/formamidase family protein: MTASLEVVSLEPTPDQYRFSFGGGEPLLTVAPGTVVELTTEDCYGGRVRGVDDLPSQVCDFPYLNPVSGPIAVEGAEPGDTLAVHLVDIAPARDWAVSSTFPHFGALTTTHSTAMLHEPLEELVWLYEVDRERGTCLFRPRRGGPEVELPLDPMHGTIGVAPAAGEVFASITPGAHGGNMDTPEMRAGTTVHFGVNVPGGMLALGDGHCRQGEGEVCGTAVESAMRTVVVVDLVKGGAPAWPRLETDEFLMSTGSVRPLEDAYRVSQHDLVTWAAQLTGWDPLDALQLVSQAGLAPAGNVVDTNYTMVAKLAKRFVPGAVAHDGVHERLRATAAAYLQQR; this comes from the coding sequence GTGACGGCGTCCCTGGAGGTCGTGTCGCTGGAGCCGACCCCCGACCAGTACCGCTTCTCCTTCGGCGGTGGCGAGCCGCTGCTCACGGTGGCGCCGGGCACGGTGGTCGAGCTGACCACCGAGGACTGCTACGGCGGCAGGGTCCGCGGCGTCGACGACCTGCCCAGCCAGGTGTGCGACTTCCCGTACCTCAACCCGGTGAGCGGCCCGATCGCCGTGGAGGGCGCCGAGCCCGGCGACACCCTGGCGGTGCACCTGGTCGACATCGCGCCGGCCCGCGACTGGGCGGTGTCGAGCACCTTCCCGCACTTCGGCGCGCTCACCACCACCCACTCGACGGCGATGCTGCACGAGCCGCTCGAGGAGCTGGTCTGGCTCTACGAGGTCGACCGCGAGCGGGGCACCTGCCTGTTCCGGCCGCGCCGCGGCGGCCCGGAGGTGGAGCTCCCGCTCGACCCGATGCACGGCACGATCGGCGTCGCCCCGGCCGCGGGCGAGGTGTTCGCCAGCATCACCCCGGGCGCGCACGGCGGGAACATGGACACCCCGGAGATGCGGGCGGGCACGACCGTCCACTTCGGCGTCAACGTGCCCGGCGGGATGCTCGCCCTCGGCGACGGGCACTGCCGCCAGGGCGAGGGCGAGGTGTGCGGCACCGCGGTCGAGTCGGCGATGCGCACGGTCGTCGTCGTCGACCTGGTCAAGGGCGGCGCCCCCGCGTGGCCGCGGCTGGAGACCGACGAGTTCCTCATGTCGACCGGGTCGGTCCGGCCGCTCGAGGACGCCTACCGGGTCAGCCAGCACGACCTGGTGACCTGGGCGGCGCAGCTCACCGGGTGGGACCCGCTGGACGCCCTGCAGCTGGTCAGCCAGGCCGGCCTGGCGCCCGCGGGCAACGTGGTCGACACCAACTACACGATGGTCGCCAAGCTGGCGAAGCGGTTCGTGCCGGGTGCCGTGGCGCACGACGGCGTCCACGAGCGGCTGCGCGCCACCGCCGCGGCCTACCTGCAGCAGCGCTGA
- a CDS encoding esterase/lipase family protein yields MPESPQNRRSGGRTAPGRAPGFLQPSRRATLLAATEPVRAAASAGALALTYPLLRGAPRGEPHGVLVLPGLMASDASTVTLRRWLRGLGYPVVGWELGRNRGPTREITEQLPKLVEQLADRHGGPVSVVGQSLGGIFARRLALRVPRLVRQVVSLGSPFGLAGRPADGTPGARAYARYRHLHAVPTTGRGDLRGALPVPSTAVYSRWDGVVDWRACRQRPGPGAENVGVHASHLGMGHDPAVLWLVADRLAQSRDDWRPFTPPARLRLLYTSEDDVDG; encoded by the coding sequence GTGCCCGAGTCCCCGCAGAACCGCCGGTCCGGCGGGCGCACCGCGCCCGGCCGCGCTCCCGGGTTCCTCCAGCCCAGTCGGCGAGCCACCCTCCTCGCGGCCACCGAGCCGGTCCGTGCCGCGGCGAGCGCCGGCGCACTCGCGCTCACCTATCCCCTGCTGCGCGGCGCCCCCCGCGGCGAGCCGCACGGCGTCCTCGTGCTCCCGGGGCTCATGGCCTCCGACGCCTCCACCGTGACCCTGCGCCGCTGGCTGCGCGGGCTGGGCTACCCGGTGGTCGGATGGGAGCTCGGCCGCAACCGCGGCCCCACCCGCGAGATCACCGAGCAGCTGCCGAAGCTGGTCGAGCAGCTCGCCGACCGGCACGGCGGCCCCGTCAGCGTCGTCGGGCAGAGCCTCGGCGGCATCTTCGCCCGGCGGCTGGCGCTGCGGGTGCCGCGGCTGGTGCGCCAGGTCGTCAGCCTCGGCTCGCCCTTCGGCCTGGCCGGCCGCCCCGCCGACGGCACGCCCGGCGCCCGTGCGTACGCCCGCTACCGGCACCTGCACGCCGTGCCGACCACCGGCCGGGGCGACCTGCGCGGCGCGCTGCCGGTCCCGAGCACCGCGGTCTACTCGCGCTGGGACGGCGTCGTCGACTGGCGGGCCTGCCGGCAGCGGCCCGGCCCGGGTGCGGAGAACGTCGGCGTGCACGCCAGTCACCTCGGGATGGGCCACGACCCGGCGGTGCTGTGGCTGGTCGCCGACCGCCTGGCCCAGTCCCGCGACGACTGGCGGCCCTTCACCCCGCCGGCCCGCCTGCGGCTGCTCTACACCAGCGAGGACGACGTCGACGGCTGA
- a CDS encoding bifunctional NAD(P)/FAD-dependent oxidoreductase/class I SAM-dependent methyltransferase, which yields MDETYDVVVIGGGAAGLSGALALGRARRSVAVVDEGTPRNAPAHEMHNYLGRDGTPPADLLAAGRAEVAGYGGTLVRDTVTAVGGSAGAFTVELAGGRGLRARRLLVTTGLTDELPEIPGVRELWGTDVLHCPYCHGWEVRDQAVGVVATGPMSLHQVQLWRQWSADVVLFLHTAPEPDDDTAEALAARGVRVVRGEVAALETGSGRLTGVRLADGRVVPRAAVVVAPRFVARSAVLTGLGLEAEPFRMGEAVVGAHVPVDPRGATAVPGVWAAGNVADPGAQVIGAAAAGLMAGAAVNADLVAEDTRFAVEVLRAQTDPEFGERWWEDRYRAQEHRVWSGRVNDVLATEAAGLPPGRALDAGAGEGGDAVWLAGRGWQVTALDLSRTALDRAAAAAEQAGVPLETRRADVSTWEPGDERWDLVTASFLHFLPATRDDVLRRLATAVAPGGTLLVTVHDGSDLSRGLQRPGLPEWYATGEQMAAVLDPAEWTVEVAETRPRRARAHENGHGGHDHGGHEGHGGHEGHAHVADAVLRARRQPSTSSSLV from the coding sequence ATGGACGAGACGTACGACGTGGTGGTCATCGGTGGAGGCGCGGCGGGCCTGTCGGGGGCCCTGGCGCTGGGACGGGCGCGGCGCTCGGTCGCCGTCGTCGACGAGGGGACGCCGCGCAACGCGCCGGCGCACGAGATGCACAACTACCTGGGCCGCGACGGCACGCCGCCCGCGGACCTGCTCGCCGCCGGGCGGGCGGAGGTCGCCGGGTACGGCGGAACGCTGGTGCGGGACACGGTGACCGCCGTCGGCGGCTCGGCCGGCGCCTTCACCGTCGAGCTGGCCGGCGGCCGCGGACTGCGGGCGCGCCGGCTGCTGGTCACCACCGGCCTCACCGACGAGCTGCCGGAGATCCCGGGCGTGCGCGAGCTGTGGGGCACCGACGTCCTGCACTGCCCGTACTGCCACGGCTGGGAGGTGCGCGACCAGGCGGTCGGCGTGGTCGCCACCGGCCCCATGTCGCTGCACCAGGTCCAGCTCTGGCGGCAGTGGAGCGCCGACGTCGTCCTCTTCCTGCACACCGCGCCGGAGCCCGACGACGACACCGCCGAGGCGCTCGCCGCCCGCGGGGTCCGGGTGGTGCGCGGCGAGGTGGCGGCGCTGGAGACCGGGAGCGGGCGGCTCACCGGCGTGCGCCTGGCGGACGGGCGGGTCGTGCCGCGCGCGGCCGTCGTCGTCGCCCCGCGGTTCGTGGCCCGATCGGCCGTGCTGACCGGGCTGGGCCTGGAGGCCGAGCCGTTCCGGATGGGTGAGGCCGTCGTCGGGGCGCACGTGCCGGTGGACCCGCGCGGCGCCACCGCGGTGCCCGGCGTGTGGGCCGCCGGCAACGTCGCCGACCCGGGCGCCCAGGTGATCGGCGCGGCCGCGGCCGGGCTGATGGCCGGGGCGGCGGTCAACGCCGACCTCGTCGCCGAGGACACCCGGTTCGCGGTCGAGGTGCTGCGCGCGCAGACCGACCCGGAGTTCGGCGAGCGCTGGTGGGAGGACCGCTACCGGGCGCAGGAGCACCGGGTCTGGAGCGGCCGGGTGAACGACGTGCTGGCCACCGAGGCCGCCGGGCTGCCGCCCGGGCGCGCGCTGGACGCCGGTGCCGGCGAGGGCGGCGACGCCGTCTGGCTGGCGGGGCGGGGCTGGCAGGTCACCGCGCTCGACCTCTCCCGGACCGCGCTGGACCGGGCGGCCGCGGCGGCGGAGCAGGCCGGTGTGCCGCTGGAGACCCGCCGGGCCGACGTCTCGACGTGGGAGCCCGGCGACGAGCGCTGGGACCTGGTGACGGCGTCGTTCCTGCACTTCCTCCCCGCCACCCGCGACGACGTGCTGCGCCGGCTGGCGACGGCGGTCGCGCCCGGCGGCACGCTGCTGGTGACCGTGCACGACGGCAGCGACCTCTCCCGCGGCCTGCAGCGGCCGGGACTGCCCGAGTGGTACGCCACGGGCGAGCAGATGGCCGCCGTCCTCGACCCGGCCGAGTGGACGGTGGAGGTCGCCGAGACCCGGCCGCGGCGCGCCCGCGCGCACGAGAACGGGCACGGGGGACACGACCACGGCGGGCACGAGGGGCACGGCGGGCACGAGGGGCACGCCCACGTGGCCGACGCCGTCCTGCGCGCGCGGCGTCAGCCGTCGACGTCGTCCTCGCTGGTGTAG
- a CDS encoding helix-turn-helix domain-containing protein — translation MTDLDAVLDAVGPRLRELRRQRGATLASLSEDTGISVSTLSRLESGQRRPTLELLLPLARTHQVPLDELVDAPETGDPRVRLTPVTRHGATFIPLTRRPGGLQAYKQVLPPRWGGEPGEQRSHGGWEWVYVLSGRLRLLLGDTDVVLTPGEVAEFDTRTPHWLGNPDDRPAELLALYGPQGERIHVRAATARRG, via the coding sequence GTGACCGACCTCGATGCCGTCCTCGACGCCGTGGGCCCGCGCCTGCGCGAGCTGCGCCGGCAACGCGGCGCCACGCTCGCCTCGCTGTCGGAGGACACCGGCATCTCGGTCTCCACGCTGTCCCGGCTGGAGTCCGGGCAGCGCCGGCCGACGCTGGAGCTGCTGCTGCCCCTGGCGCGGACGCACCAGGTGCCGCTCGACGAGCTCGTCGACGCCCCCGAGACCGGTGATCCGCGGGTGCGGCTCACGCCGGTCACCCGGCACGGCGCGACGTTCATCCCGCTGACCCGCCGGCCCGGTGGGCTGCAGGCCTACAAGCAGGTGCTGCCACCGCGCTGGGGCGGGGAGCCCGGCGAGCAGCGCTCGCACGGGGGCTGGGAGTGGGTCTACGTCCTGTCCGGGCGGCTGCGGCTGCTGCTCGGCGACACCGACGTCGTCCTCACGCCCGGCGAGGTGGCGGAGTTCGACACCCGCACCCCGCACTGGCTCGGCAACCCCGACGACCGGCCGGCCGAGCTGCTGGCCCTCTACGGCCCGCAGGGCGAGCGCATCCACGTCCGCGCCGCCACCGCCCGCCGCGGCTGA
- a CDS encoding putative bifunctional diguanylate cyclase/phosphodiesterase produces the protein MDEPEHGGRPAPRRRACGPVLRVLGITAALVGLTVGTLWTAPGAPALPTGPHGGVDLPWWALALAYAATEATVLHIQVKREAQTVAVSELPLVLGLFFAGPLSLLAGRLAGSAAVLVLHRRSTPLKTAFNLSLAAAETGVAVLVFGVVGHLADGVPVLWVGALAAALLANVLGIVSIGLVIAAFEGGLRPAALAREAVTGQPVAPMVVAVALVAVTSLAADVRSTWLLLLAAAGLLAAYRSYASLNDRHLNLERLYRFTQAVTSSPEIDVVLGNVLAEARELLKAENAEVLFPAPGSGTVARVRLGASGRLSRSEGGQSPADEWLLRGVVADGEAQLLPRTTRGAAEREWLAAQHAREAIAVPLRGGAGTVGVLLVTDRLGDVRTFDEEDVLLLETVANHASVALQNGELIDRLRHEALHDALTGLPNRAFLQRRLTPALDDVRSGRAAGAAVMILDLDGFKEVNDTLGHQQGDQLLVEVAARLVSAAGSAGTVTRLGGDEFAVLVTDAADEDRVVRLGRRLLRALEQPIALGGLEVEVGGSLGIALAPAHASDPAGLLKRADVAMYDAKGAARGLRVYTPDLDTSDPRRLTLVSELRTALAGGGIEVHVQPQARLATGEVSGVEALVRWHHPELGSVSPEEFVPVAERSGLIGPLTTHVLDRSLAACAAWQAEGHGLGVAVNLSARSLLDTDLVDEVARLLARHAVPAHRLTLEVTEGSVMADPARAIALLHRLRDLGVRLSVDDFGTGYSSLSYLKRLPVDEVKIDRSFVTGLRRGTEDVAIVRAVTDLGRHLQLEVVAEGVEDAATWELLREMGCDIVQGWHLGRAMPVDDLLPWLRARAAARVTVGTV, from the coding sequence GTGGACGAGCCGGAGCACGGTGGGCGCCCGGCCCCGCGCCGGCGCGCGTGCGGCCCCGTACTGCGGGTCCTGGGCATCACGGCCGCGCTGGTCGGGCTCACCGTCGGGACGCTGTGGACGGCGCCCGGCGCGCCCGCCCTGCCCACCGGCCCGCACGGCGGCGTGGACCTGCCCTGGTGGGCGCTGGCCCTCGCCTACGCGGCCACCGAGGCCACCGTCCTGCACATCCAGGTCAAGCGGGAGGCGCAGACGGTCGCCGTCAGCGAGCTGCCGCTGGTCCTCGGGCTGTTCTTCGCCGGTCCGCTGTCGCTGCTGGCCGGCCGTCTGGCGGGGTCCGCGGCCGTGCTCGTGCTCCACCGGAGGTCGACGCCGCTCAAGACGGCCTTCAACCTCTCCCTCGCCGCGGCCGAGACCGGTGTCGCCGTCCTCGTCTTCGGCGTGGTCGGCCACCTCGCCGACGGGGTCCCCGTGCTCTGGGTCGGCGCACTGGCCGCCGCCCTGCTGGCCAACGTGCTCGGCATCGTGTCCATCGGCCTCGTGATCGCTGCCTTCGAGGGCGGCCTGCGCCCCGCGGCCCTCGCCCGCGAGGCGGTGACCGGGCAGCCGGTCGCGCCCATGGTGGTGGCGGTCGCACTCGTCGCCGTCACGAGCCTGGCCGCCGATGTCCGCAGCACCTGGCTGCTGCTGCTCGCCGCCGCCGGGCTGCTGGCCGCCTACCGGTCCTACGCGTCCCTCAACGACCGTCACCTCAACCTCGAGCGGCTGTACCGCTTCACCCAGGCGGTGACCAGCTCGCCGGAGATCGACGTCGTGCTCGGCAACGTCCTGGCCGAGGCGCGTGAGCTGCTCAAGGCGGAGAACGCCGAGGTCCTCTTCCCCGCCCCGGGGAGCGGCACCGTCGCCCGTGTCCGCCTGGGCGCGTCCGGCCGGCTGTCGCGCTCCGAGGGCGGGCAGTCACCTGCCGACGAGTGGCTGCTGCGCGGCGTGGTCGCCGACGGGGAGGCCCAGCTGCTGCCGCGCACCACGCGGGGAGCCGCGGAGCGGGAGTGGCTGGCTGCCCAGCACGCGCGCGAGGCGATCGCCGTCCCGCTGCGGGGTGGGGCCGGCACCGTCGGCGTCCTGCTGGTCACCGACCGCCTGGGCGACGTCCGGACCTTCGACGAGGAGGACGTGCTGCTCCTCGAGACCGTCGCCAACCACGCCAGCGTCGCGCTGCAGAACGGCGAGCTGATCGACAGGCTGCGGCACGAGGCGCTGCACGACGCCCTGACCGGCCTGCCCAACCGGGCCTTCCTGCAGCGCCGGCTGACCCCGGCCCTCGACGACGTCCGGAGCGGCCGGGCCGCCGGAGCCGCGGTCATGATCCTCGACCTGGACGGTTTCAAGGAGGTCAACGACACCCTCGGCCACCAGCAGGGCGACCAGCTGCTGGTGGAGGTCGCGGCCCGCCTGGTGTCCGCGGCCGGGTCCGCGGGCACCGTCACCCGTCTGGGCGGCGACGAGTTCGCCGTCCTGGTGACCGACGCCGCCGACGAGGACCGGGTGGTCCGCCTCGGGCGGCGCCTGCTGCGGGCCCTCGAGCAGCCGATCGCGCTGGGGGGCCTCGAGGTCGAGGTGGGCGGTTCGCTGGGCATCGCCCTCGCGCCCGCGCACGCGTCCGACCCCGCGGGGCTGCTCAAGAGGGCCGACGTCGCCATGTACGACGCCAAGGGTGCGGCGCGCGGCCTGCGCGTCTACACCCCCGACCTCGACACCAGCGACCCGCGGCGGCTGACGCTCGTCTCCGAGCTGCGCACCGCCCTCGCCGGCGGTGGCATCGAGGTCCACGTGCAGCCGCAGGCCCGGTTGGCCACCGGCGAGGTCAGCGGCGTGGAGGCGCTCGTCCGCTGGCACCACCCGGAGCTGGGCAGCGTCTCGCCGGAGGAGTTCGTCCCGGTGGCCGAGCGCAGCGGCCTGATCGGCCCGCTGACGACGCACGTCCTCGACCGCTCCCTGGCGGCGTGTGCGGCCTGGCAGGCGGAGGGTCACGGGCTCGGCGTCGCGGTCAACCTGTCGGCGCGCAGCCTGCTGGACACCGACCTCGTCGACGAGGTCGCCCGGCTGTTGGCCCGCCACGCCGTGCCGGCGCACCGGCTCACGCTGGAGGTGACCGAGGGCTCGGTCATGGCCGACCCCGCGCGGGCCATCGCGCTGCTGCACCGGCTGCGCGACCTGGGGGTGCGGCTGTCGGTCGACGACTTCGGCACCGGCTACTCGTCGCTGTCCTACCTCAAGCGGCTGCCGGTCGACGAGGTCAAGATCGACCGCAGCTTCGTCACGGGCCTGCGGAGGGGCACGGAGGACGTCGCCATCGTCCGGGCCGTCACCGACCTCGGCCGGCACCTCCAGCTCGAGGTGGTCGCCGAGGGCGTGGAGGACGCCGCGACCTGGGAGCTGTTGCGGGAGATGGGCTGCGACATCGTGCAGGGCTGGCACCTCGGCCGGGCGATGCCCGTCGACGACCTGCTGCCGTGGCTGCGTGCGCGTGCGGCGGCGCGCGTGACGGTGGGCACCGTCTGA